In Desulfovibrio sp. X2, a single window of DNA contains:
- a CDS encoding flagellar motor protein MotB produces MPSQADKNRLYIVRQEEAGHGGHHGGSWKVAYADFVTALMALFLLLWLLLALKPQQKKQLASFFQDPDAFHEATVSQGAPVPSAQPARSDFTATTRQKQLLRDISDRLRDFVTKDPDMARATSITSESGGILIRMGASLLFTPGTSQLTAEAPHVLQEVASILKEKDVVLQVRGHTDDSESTSGLYHSRWELSTARAASVVSMLISRFGIDPRRLEAIGYADTQPLVPNDTPENRARNRRVEFFFAISGTTGDEAPAVALPPS; encoded by the coding sequence GTGCCTAGCCAGGCGGACAAGAACCGCCTCTACATCGTGCGCCAGGAAGAGGCCGGCCACGGGGGGCATCACGGCGGCAGCTGGAAGGTTGCCTATGCCGACTTCGTCACCGCGCTCATGGCCCTGTTCCTGCTCCTGTGGCTGCTCCTGGCCCTGAAGCCGCAGCAGAAGAAACAGCTCGCGAGCTTCTTCCAGGACCCGGACGCCTTCCACGAGGCGACGGTCTCCCAGGGAGCGCCGGTTCCCTCGGCCCAGCCCGCACGCTCGGACTTCACCGCCACGACGCGCCAGAAGCAGCTGCTGCGCGACATCTCCGACCGGCTGCGCGACTTCGTGACCAAGGATCCGGACATGGCCCGGGCGACGAGCATCACTTCCGAGAGCGGCGGCATCCTGATCCGCATGGGCGCCTCGCTGCTCTTCACGCCCGGAACCAGCCAACTGACGGCCGAGGCGCCGCACGTGCTCCAGGAAGTGGCCTCGATCCTGAAGGAAAAGGACGTGGTCCTGCAGGTCCGGGGACACACGGACGACAGCGAGTCCACGAGCGGACTCTACCACTCGCGATGGGAGCTCTCCACTGCGCGCGCGGCCAGCGTGGTCAGCATGCTCATAAGCCGTTTCGGGATAGATCCCAGGCGACTGGAGGCCATCGGCTACGCCGACACCCAGCCTCTGGTGCCCAACGACACCCCAGAAAACAGGGCCCGCAACAGGCGCGTGGAATTCTTCTTCGCCATCAGCGGCACCACGGGCGACGAGGCCCCGGCCGTGGCGTTGCCGCCGTCCTAG
- the motA gene encoding flagellar motor stator protein MotA, with product MIAIVGIFVVLGCVVGGFLLEGGHLGILIQPIEALIIGGAALGSFLIASPMSVVKDVFSHILKIFTAKEKSKKDYLELLSVMFGLFSEARRGGAVAMDQHINKPDQSKIFTKYPGVLKDKAVTRFLCDNLKVVLSGNIEHHFMDALMDFDISTRHHHHLIPSQSVTKIADSLPGLGIVAAVLGVVLTMGKLDQPPEVLGHSIGSALLGTFLGVLLCYGFVGPMASSLEHMAAAKQTQLKVVKSALSAYLMGLAPILAVEAGRRAIPGHVQPTFEELEEAMKGA from the coding sequence ATGATAGCTATTGTCGGTATATTCGTAGTCCTGGGCTGCGTTGTGGGCGGCTTCCTGCTGGAAGGCGGCCACCTCGGCATCCTCATCCAGCCCATTGAAGCCCTGATCATCGGCGGCGCAGCCCTGGGCTCGTTCCTGATCGCCTCGCCCATGAGCGTGGTCAAGGACGTCTTCTCCCACATCCTCAAGATCTTCACGGCCAAGGAGAAGAGCAAGAAGGACTACCTGGAGCTCCTCTCCGTGATGTTCGGCCTGTTCAGCGAGGCCAGACGCGGCGGCGCGGTGGCCATGGACCAGCACATCAACAAGCCCGACCAGAGCAAGATCTTCACCAAGTATCCGGGCGTGCTCAAGGACAAGGCCGTCACCCGCTTTCTGTGCGACAACCTGAAAGTGGTGCTCTCCGGCAACATCGAGCACCACTTCATGGACGCGCTCATGGACTTCGACATCTCCACCCGGCATCACCACCACCTCATCCCCTCGCAGAGCGTGACCAAGATCGCCGACTCCCTGCCGGGTCTGGGCATCGTGGCCGCGGTGCTCGGCGTGGTGCTGACCATGGGCAAGCTCGACCAGCCGCCCGAGGTCCTCGGCCACTCCATCGGCTCCGCCCTGCTCGGCACGTTCCTCGGCGTGCTCCTGTGCTACGGCTTCGTCGGCCCCATGGCCTCGAGCCTGGAGCACATGGCGGCGGCCAAGCAGACCCAGCTCAAGGTGGTGAAATCGGCCCTCTCGGCCTACCTCATGGGACTCGCGCCCATCCTGGCCGTGGAGGCCGGGCGGCGCGCCATCCCCGGGCACGTGCAACCCACCTTCGAGGAGCTCGAGGAGGCCATGAAGGGTGCCTAG